A stretch of the Sphingomonas sp. CL5.1 genome encodes the following:
- a CDS encoding TonB-dependent receptor: MTLSSVMRCSCSVMFATFACAPALAQAQAAGVGQEDVAGLPSTSADAAQQGDIVVTGLRRSATAQDTAAAISVLNADQLDKTGVLGTATLQFQTPGLLVSQDLGLQTQVYIRGIGSNLQGIATANSVSTYLDGVYLPNTTQTNQSFNDIERIEVLKGPQATLYGRNATGGAINIVTQEPSSQMEGKADVSYGNYNDVNLRGSLSGPVVDDVLLARFSAQYENRDGYYRNLYTGHNIANLRIAGFRAALKVIPASNFDIILRGDYTYTESGDFLKLRPATSVYYAGNPQYYTSDPRAVYYDIEPSQPARDYGVSGTIHWSTPIGKVTSITSDRVYAVGPIYYDSDQVPQPGTYFPNGVGAIGSYVRSNSLYHETYLSTDEKRPLSAIIGGTYFHENASEFKRILGPSLAQPRTFTDRYARTTAYSGYIDAKLKLGQLSIVGGIRYTTENRAYDFYRTDPVGAPTFNTRKDSKWSPRIGVEFRPSPDLLLYATATSGFKSGGFNTDVPTNSFGPESIWSYEGGLKSTFLDHRVRFNVSGFYYDYKDIQVLQYLTVNGVISPIITNAGTATLYGSDATLDIKATQNFTVGGGLSWLHSAFGSALFCDPLKGSCTNTDPAQRPFFDVKGNRLPRAPEISANFYADYKIELGSGDLTFHGDGSYRSRTYYTVFQNPIYSAPGFWLFGANVRYTASTGWFIEAYGQNLANKLAVTQIINSSPLRNPATGAILYGTAAEFDRFAPPRTYGVRIGTKF, encoded by the coding sequence ATGACGCTTTCATCGGTGATGCGGTGTTCGTGTTCGGTTATGTTCGCAACCTTTGCTTGCGCGCCCGCGCTGGCTCAGGCTCAGGCCGCCGGGGTTGGCCAGGAAGATGTCGCCGGTTTGCCTTCGACGAGCGCCGACGCCGCACAGCAGGGCGACATCGTCGTGACCGGTCTGCGCCGCTCCGCCACGGCGCAGGACACGGCCGCCGCGATCTCCGTGCTCAATGCCGACCAACTCGACAAGACCGGCGTACTGGGTACGGCCACGCTCCAGTTCCAGACGCCGGGTCTGCTCGTATCGCAGGATCTCGGCCTGCAGACCCAGGTCTATATCCGCGGCATCGGTTCCAACCTGCAGGGCATCGCGACCGCAAACAGCGTCTCGACCTATCTTGACGGCGTCTATCTGCCCAATACGACGCAGACCAACCAGAGCTTCAACGATATCGAGCGTATCGAGGTGCTGAAGGGGCCGCAGGCGACACTATACGGTCGTAACGCAACCGGCGGTGCGATCAACATCGTGACGCAGGAACCCTCCAGCCAGATGGAGGGCAAGGCCGACGTCAGTTACGGAAATTACAATGACGTGAATCTGCGCGGCTCGCTCTCGGGGCCGGTTGTCGACGACGTGCTGCTCGCGCGGTTCTCCGCTCAATATGAAAACCGCGACGGCTATTACCGTAACCTCTACACAGGCCACAACATTGCGAACCTGCGGATCGCTGGATTTCGCGCTGCGCTCAAGGTCATTCCAGCCAGCAATTTCGATATCATTCTGCGCGGTGATTATACCTATACGGAGAGTGGAGATTTCCTGAAACTTCGTCCTGCGACATCGGTATATTATGCCGGCAATCCCCAATATTATACCAGCGATCCACGCGCAGTATATTATGATATAGAGCCGTCACAGCCGGCGCGCGATTACGGTGTCAGCGGCACGATCCACTGGTCCACCCCGATTGGTAAGGTCACGTCGATCACCAGCGATCGCGTCTATGCCGTCGGGCCGATCTATTATGACAGCGACCAGGTGCCGCAGCCGGGAACTTACTTCCCGAACGGTGTCGGCGCGATCGGCTCCTATGTCCGGTCGAATTCGCTCTATCACGAGACTTATTTGTCGACCGACGAGAAGCGCCCACTTTCGGCGATCATCGGCGGCACATATTTCCACGAGAATGCGTCCGAGTTCAAACGTATCCTCGGGCCAAGTCTGGCACAGCCGAGAACTTTCACCGATCGCTATGCCAGAACGACAGCCTATTCGGGCTATATCGATGCCAAGCTCAAGCTGGGCCAGCTCAGCATCGTCGGCGGCATACGCTATACCACCGAAAACAGGGCATATGACTTCTACCGGACCGATCCCGTCGGCGCGCCGACCTTCAATACCCGCAAGGACAGCAAATGGTCGCCACGCATCGGCGTCGAGTTCCGGCCGAGCCCTGATCTGCTCTTGTATGCAACCGCGACGAGCGGGTTCAAGAGCGGCGGATTCAACACCGACGTGCCGACCAACAGCTTCGGTCCGGAAAGCATCTGGTCATATGAAGGCGGGCTAAAATCGACGTTCCTCGATCATCGCGTGCGCTTCAACGTCTCGGGCTTCTATTACGATTACAAGGACATCCAGGTCCTGCAATATCTCACCGTCAACGGAGTGATATCACCGATTATCACCAATGCCGGCACCGCGACATTGTACGGAAGTGATGCGACGCTCGATATCAAGGCGACGCAGAACTTTACTGTGGGTGGGGGCTTGTCCTGGCTCCATTCGGCATTCGGTTCGGCATTATTCTGCGATCCGCTCAAGGGATCGTGCACCAACACCGATCCCGCGCAGCGGCCATTCTTCGATGTCAAAGGCAATCGCCTGCCGCGCGCGCCGGAAATCTCGGCTAACTTCTACGCCGATTACAAGATCGAGCTAGGCTCGGGCGACCTGACGTTTCACGGCGATGGTTCGTATCGTTCACGCACTTATTACACGGTGTTCCAGAACCCGATCTATTCCGCGCCGGGTTTCTGGCTGTTCGGCGCCAACGTGCGCTATACCGCGTCGACCGGGTGGTTCATTGAGGCATATGGGCAAAACCTCGCCAACAAGCTCGCGGTCACCCAGATCATCAACAGTTCACCGCTGCGCAACCCGGCGACCGGCGCGATCCTTTACGGCACGGCGGCCGAATTCGACCGGTTCGCTCCGCCGCGCACTTATGGCGTTCGTATCGGGACAAAATTTTGA
- a CDS encoding MFS transporter — MDGRGLPAPRIAWTAVGVLLLLYALALIDRQIIALMVGPIRADLGISDTQIGLLQGFAFALLYALFGLPLGLAADRLPRCRVIFAGVLVWALAATACGLARDFSELLTARVLVGAGEAALAPAAYSMLSDLFPKKRLTLALGVFAVGAQLGASSSLAIGGLIVEAAKNGVTLPVLGHVNAWRFGFLATGAPGLLLAFLIFLVPEPARRGVSAARGTWRELFVFLFANGRFFACHFLGFGCVMAMAYSRLAWLPAYFTRHFGWAIGQTGLVLALFGFVTGALSLPITGAIVDRWYGRGILDAHMRFYVYGAIAVTVTGGACFLMPNPTLFFVLSAIATIPLGMAAIAAGAIQIVTPPPLRGRMSAIYLLFTGLFALTVGPGIVGLFTDFVFKADGLIHLSLAASTLTLGPIATMAFILGLAPMRRAVEAMRARGE, encoded by the coding sequence ATGGACGGGCGCGGCCTTCCCGCGCCGCGGATCGCATGGACGGCGGTGGGCGTGCTGCTGCTGCTTTATGCACTTGCCCTGATCGATCGACAGATCATTGCTCTGATGGTCGGGCCGATCAGGGCTGATCTCGGAATTTCCGACACCCAGATCGGCCTGCTGCAGGGCTTTGCCTTTGCGCTGCTATATGCGCTCTTCGGCCTGCCGCTCGGTCTGGCGGCCGATCGGCTGCCGCGTTGCCGCGTGATCTTCGCCGGCGTATTGGTCTGGGCGCTTGCGGCAACGGCATGCGGGCTGGCGCGCGATTTTTCTGAGTTGCTCACCGCTCGCGTGCTTGTCGGCGCGGGAGAGGCGGCGCTTGCACCGGCCGCCTATTCGATGCTCAGCGATCTGTTTCCGAAGAAGCGGTTGACGCTCGCTTTGGGGGTTTTCGCGGTCGGCGCGCAGCTTGGCGCTTCATCGTCGCTGGCGATCGGCGGCCTGATCGTGGAGGCGGCGAAGAACGGTGTGACATTGCCCGTTCTCGGCCACGTCAATGCATGGCGCTTCGGATTTCTGGCAACGGGCGCGCCGGGCTTGCTGCTTGCCTTCCTGATCTTTCTGGTCCCGGAGCCTGCGCGGCGCGGCGTCTCCGCCGCGCGCGGCACATGGCGTGAGCTGTTCGTCTTCCTTTTTGCGAACGGTCGTTTCTTTGCTTGCCACTTCCTCGGTTTCGGCTGCGTGATGGCGATGGCTTACTCGAGGCTCGCGTGGTTACCCGCTTATTTCACGCGCCATTTCGGATGGGCGATCGGGCAGACCGGGCTGGTGCTTGCACTGTTCGGTTTCGTGACCGGCGCGCTTTCGTTGCCGATCACCGGGGCGATCGTCGATCGTTGGTATGGGCGCGGTATCCTCGACGCGCATATGCGTTTCTATGTTTATGGAGCCATCGCGGTGACCGTAACCGGCGGCGCCTGTTTCTTGATGCCCAACCCGACGCTGTTTTTCGTTCTCTCCGCGATCGCGACGATCCCGCTGGGCATGGCGGCGATCGCGGCTGGTGCGATCCAGATCGTGACTCCGCCGCCCCTACGCGGGCGTATGTCGGCGATCTACTTGCTGTTCACGGGGCTGTTCGCGCTCACGGTGGGACCGGGGATCGTGGGGCTGTTCACCGATTTCGTGTTCAAAGCGGACGGGCTGATCCATTTGTCGCTCGCGGCGAGCACGCTGACGCTCGGCCCGATCGCGACGATGGCGTTCATCCTCGGCCTCGCGCCGATGCGCCGCGCGGTCGAGGCGATGCGCGCGCGCGGCGAGTAG